The following proteins come from a genomic window of Loxodonta africana isolate mLoxAfr1 chromosome 19, mLoxAfr1.hap2, whole genome shotgun sequence:
- the DEFB134 gene encoding beta-defensin 134, with protein sequence MVIWSGEKYKCGCLLPFSHGHVLLSQDPPIMWTFLFLFAVFFFLAPARNEFFNEKCYHLQGKCQSSCAKNEELVAFCWKNLKCCVKIKPCKKIGEQD encoded by the exons ATGGTCATTTGGTCTGGAGAAAAGTATAAATGTGGGTGTTTGTTGCCTTTTTCTCATGGACACGTGCTGCTCTCTCAGGACCCTCCAATCATGTGgaccttcctctttctttttgctgttttcttctttctggcCCCAG CCAGAAATGAATTCTTTAATGAAAAATGCTACCACTTACAAGGGAAATGTCAGTCTTCTTGTGCTAAAAATGAAGAACTTGTTGCTTTCTGCTGGAAGAATCTGAAATGCTGTGTGAAAATCAAACCCTGTAAGAAGATTGGAGAGCAAGACTGA